One Chlamydiota bacterium DNA window includes the following coding sequences:
- a CDS encoding type II/IV secretion system protein: MEVLDQILGEEIPKDVLSKISLEYLLTFRLLPLKWIGEKLKVAAANLVPFYPIDNLSMVLNTPLEVVEMPTDQIENVLRKWMESKVKAPQKLLENTKKESDFFPHLEIREGEDLVRQRSEAPAVKMVNSILLEAIQEKATDVHFHPKISALTVLYRRDGFLHEVHSLPQGLKEEVISRLKVMAKLDVTQRQLPQDGRFSIRSSDREIEVRVSVVPTVQGERVVLRLLDRENLLIRADELGMNREHYQHLRLLMDRPTGMILVTGPTGSGKTTTLYSFISELDLAQRNVMTIEDPVEYKIEGITQIPVRPNLGLTFAQGLRSVLRQDPDVILVGEIRDQETAQIAIRAALTGHLVLTTLHATDAPGAVARLLDIGIEPYLISSALMAVISQRLARKCCLKCEKKGCSFCFSTGFRGRTGVFEYLPLDDDFRHWITQRSDGRVFREEMRRKGMMSLEMAGLQKVEKGITSREEVLRVVG, translated from the coding sequence ATGGAAGTATTAGATCAAATTTTAGGAGAAGAAATTCCAAAAGATGTTTTATCAAAAATATCTCTCGAGTACCTCCTTACCTTTCGATTACTTCCTTTAAAGTGGATCGGTGAAAAATTAAAAGTGGCTGCGGCAAATTTAGTTCCCTTTTACCCCATTGACAATTTATCTATGGTATTAAATACCCCTCTTGAAGTCGTAGAAATGCCTACAGACCAGATTGAAAATGTTTTAAGAAAATGGATGGAATCTAAAGTAAAAGCCCCTCAAAAATTACTTGAAAATACAAAAAAAGAATCGGATTTCTTCCCTCATTTAGAGATACGGGAAGGAGAAGATCTCGTTCGGCAAAGGAGTGAGGCTCCGGCAGTCAAGATGGTTAATTCCATTTTACTTGAGGCGATTCAAGAAAAAGCCACGGACGTTCATTTTCATCCCAAAATTTCGGCACTGACCGTTCTTTATCGAAGAGATGGCTTTCTTCATGAGGTTCATTCCCTTCCTCAAGGATTAAAGGAGGAAGTGATTTCCCGACTTAAAGTCATGGCAAAATTAGATGTGACCCAGCGGCAATTACCCCAAGATGGAAGATTTTCGATTCGATCCTCCGATCGAGAAATCGAAGTCCGTGTTTCGGTGGTTCCTACGGTTCAAGGGGAAAGAGTGGTTTTGAGATTGCTCGATCGTGAAAATCTCTTGATTCGTGCAGATGAATTGGGAATGAATCGTGAACATTACCAGCATTTGCGCCTTTTGATGGATCGGCCGACCGGAATGATTTTGGTTACGGGCCCTACGGGGAGTGGGAAGACGACGACGCTTTATTCTTTTATTTCGGAGCTAGATTTGGCCCAAAGAAATGTGATGACGATTGAAGATCCCGTCGAATATAAAATTGAAGGAATAACGCAGATTCCTGTCCGTCCCAACTTGGGATTGACGTTTGCTCAGGGTTTAAGATCCGTTTTGAGGCAAGATCCGGACGTGATTTTGGTCGGTGAAATTCGAGATCAAGAAACAGCTCAAATTGCCATTCGAGCTGCATTGACAGGTCATTTAGTCTTAACAACGCTTCATGCCACAGATGCTCCAGGGGCCGTGGCACGCCTTTTGGATATTGGGATTGAGCCCTATTTAATTTCTTCTGCTTTAATGGCGGTTATTTCTCAAAGATTGGCCAGAAAATGTTGTTTAAAATGTGAAAAAAAAGGTTGTTCATTTTGTTTTTCAACAGGTTTTCGGGGGCGTACAGGTGTTTTTGAATATCTTCCCCTGGATGATGATTTTAGACATTGGATTACTCAGCGCTCTGATGGTCGCGTTTTTCGTGAAGAGATGAGACGCAAAGGAATGATGAGTTTGGAAATGGCAGGTCTTCAGAAAGTTGAAAAGGGTATAACAAGCCGGGAGGAAGTTTTAAGAGTGGTTGGGTGA
- a CDS encoding VanZ family protein has translation MKLWFRRLCVLLYCILIFILSSQAHLPRLLEPENADKFVHFIEYGVLAFLFYRMILLERLFFLRSRPFILSWFFTASYGFSDEIHQYFVPHRSCSLMDWLADAAGAAIVLGVMAIRMNQFKMQKSKCKMTDQNLK, from the coding sequence GTGAAGCTTTGGTTTAGGCGTTTGTGTGTTTTGCTTTATTGTATTCTTATTTTTATTCTTTCAAGCCAAGCCCATCTTCCTCGCTTGCTTGAACCAGAAAATGCGGATAAGTTTGTTCATTTTATTGAATATGGAGTTTTGGCATTTCTTTTTTATCGGATGATTTTGCTTGAACGCTTGTTTTTTTTAAGGAGTCGGCCATTTATTTTGAGTTGGTTTTTTACAGCAAGCTATGGCTTTTCGGATGAGATTCATCAGTATTTTGTACCGCACCGCTCTTGTAGTTTGATGGACTGGCTTGCGGATGCTGCTGGGGCAGCGATTGTGTTAGGGGTGATGGCGATAAGGATGAATCAATTCAAAATGCAAAAGTCAAAATGCAAAATGACAGATCAAAATCTAAAATAA
- a CDS encoding metallophosphoesterase family protein gives MLYAILSDIHSNLEALEAVLKDARDEGVSHFLCLGDIVGYAADPSICLKKVRDLAEVVVAGNHDYAVSGRLGLDWFNLRARRAIEWTKDQLDQEEKNYLGALPLVRSSGSFCLAHATLSDPENWKYLLNEEDAFREFKLLREKILFIGHSHVPVVFWSEEGEIQGIKSPPDFKLEEEIQYIVNVGSVGQPRDLDSRASYCLFDSQTFSVYFRRVEYDFRVTQKKILKAGLPSFLAKRLEIGR, from the coding sequence ATGCTTTACGCGATTCTCTCTGATATTCATTCGAATTTGGAAGCTTTAGAAGCTGTCTTGAAAGATGCCCGAGATGAGGGAGTGAGTCATTTTCTCTGTCTGGGGGATATTGTTGGCTATGCGGCAGATCCGAGCATTTGCTTGAAAAAGGTTCGAGACTTGGCGGAAGTTGTTGTGGCAGGGAATCATGATTATGCGGTTTCGGGTAGGCTTGGGCTTGATTGGTTTAATCTTCGTGCCCGTCGAGCGATTGAGTGGACAAAAGATCAGTTAGATCAAGAAGAAAAAAATTATTTAGGGGCTTTACCTCTGGTCCGTTCTTCGGGGTCCTTTTGCCTGGCTCATGCTACGTTATCTGATCCAGAAAATTGGAAATATCTCTTAAATGAGGAGGACGCGTTTCGAGAGTTTAAACTTCTTCGAGAAAAGATTCTTTTCATTGGACATTCACATGTTCCCGTTGTTTTTTGGTCTGAGGAGGGAGAAATTCAAGGAATAAAGTCTCCTCCTGATTTTAAATTGGAAGAAGAGATTCAATATATTGTCAATGTAGGCAGTGTAGGACAACCCAGAGATTTAGATTCTAGAGCCTCCTACTGTCTTTTTGATTCTCAAACTTTTTCGGTATATTTTCGCAGGGTTGAATATGATTTTCGGGTGACTCAGAAAAAAATATTAAAGGCGGGTTTGCCTTCTTTTTTAGCAAAAAGATTGGAAATAGGGCGGTAA
- a CDS encoding acylphosphatase, translated as MMRQVHAFFSGNVQGVGFRATADHIARELPVTGFVRNLRGGKVELVIEGDEEILENFLQRLRRSFLSKCIYGMEVRWLEATGIFQDFSIRYSL; from the coding sequence ATGATGCGTCAAGTTCATGCCTTTTTTTCTGGAAATGTTCAGGGCGTTGGCTTCAGGGCGACGGCTGATCATATTGCGCGGGAGTTACCCGTAACGGGTTTCGTCCGTAATTTAAGGGGTGGAAAGGTGGAACTTGTGATAGAGGGAGATGAGGAAATTTTAGAGAATTTTCTTCAGAGGCTTCGCAGAAGTTTTTTGTCAAAGTGTATTTATGGCATGGAGGTGCGCTGGCTGGAGGCGACAGGTATATTTCAAGACTTCTCAATTCGGTATAGCTTGTAG
- the bcp gene encoding thioredoxin-dependent thiol peroxidase — protein sequence MIKVGDKAPDFKLFDQNKNEVSLKNFKGQWIVLYFYPKDSTPGCTREAIGFTQDLVDFKKLNAVILGVSPDSIESHCKFIENEKLKVTLLSDPEHKLLESYGAWGLKKNYGKEYFGVIRSTYLIDLKGNVAAFWPNVKVDGHIEEVKEKLMELEGEKVSSGK from the coding sequence ATGATCAAGGTAGGGGATAAGGCTCCGGATTTTAAATTATTCGATCAAAATAAAAATGAAGTTTCTTTAAAGAATTTTAAAGGCCAGTGGATTGTCCTTTATTTTTATCCAAAGGACAGCACCCCAGGTTGTACGAGAGAGGCCATTGGTTTTACACAGGATTTGGTGGATTTTAAGAAATTGAATGCCGTCATTTTAGGTGTCAGTCCTGATTCAATTGAGAGCCACTGTAAGTTTATTGAAAATGAAAAATTGAAAGTGACACTTCTTTCAGATCCAGAACACAAACTTTTAGAAAGTTATGGGGCGTGGGGACTCAAGAAGAATTATGGGAAAGAATATTTTGGAGTCATTCGTAGTACGTATTTAATTGATCTCAAAGGTAATGTTGCTGCTTTTTGGCCGAATGTCAAAGTGGACGGACATATAGAAGAAGTGAAAGAAAAATTGATGGAGTTAGAGGGGGAGAAGGTGAGTTCTGGAAAGTAA
- a CDS encoding adenylate/guanylate cyclase domain-containing protein: protein MNTKSLHYTWEWQLASSPESLWPWVSDTNRFNFLVGLPGVEPTSSNGSDESNKRWRFKMKGVEIEWEENPFEWIFPRRFGVVRRYSKGPMTQLKVLVELDPQLNGGTHLKYGMWIEARSFIAQAFISLQMRYLTFKKFSQVIHQYDLRASRKTDFLNSPVKVKFVDGGQKRLKILKAKLFQEKGFESLVERFIDVIEKSDDLSLSRIRPYTLADDWNVPRRSVLELCLLATREGLLEFQWTLLCPMCRGGKAHSSLKNIESKAHCGGCHIDFELNFERLVELTFRPNPSIRQVETREFCIGSPQRTPHIVAQQLIPAQEKRNLSLVLEKGRYLLRAYKVSGGQFVEVSEGGKYNIETVLSEIGWPQEELSLNPSVEFKMVNQTRQEKLFVLERLAWTDQAATAAEVISLQKFRDLFSKEVLRPDQQISVGSLTILFTDLKSSTQLYREVGDASAFGLVMNHFDVLKEAIAEEGGTLVKTIGDAVMAVFRRPIGGIRAILKAQNLLSSPSQDRQALVLKAGLHYGPSIAVTLNERLDYFGSTVNMAARLEHLSLGGDVVISQAVLSDPEVKEWVEHSKESFHLESIDAQLKGFGEERFGLWRIRP from the coding sequence ATGAACACCAAATCATTACATTATACATGGGAGTGGCAGCTTGCCTCGTCTCCTGAAAGCTTATGGCCTTGGGTTTCAGATACCAACCGTTTTAATTTTTTGGTCGGACTTCCGGGGGTGGAACCCACTTCTTCAAATGGTTCGGATGAGTCTAATAAGCGTTGGAGATTTAAAATGAAAGGTGTCGAGATCGAATGGGAGGAAAATCCATTCGAATGGATTTTCCCGAGACGTTTTGGAGTGGTTCGTCGTTATTCAAAAGGGCCAATGACTCAATTAAAGGTTTTGGTAGAGCTTGATCCTCAATTAAATGGGGGGACCCATCTTAAATATGGAATGTGGATTGAGGCAAGATCATTCATCGCTCAGGCTTTTATTTCACTTCAGATGAGGTATTTGACCTTTAAAAAATTTTCTCAAGTCATCCATCAATATGATCTTCGAGCTTCTCGAAAGACGGATTTTTTAAATTCTCCTGTCAAGGTCAAATTTGTTGATGGGGGTCAAAAACGTTTAAAAATTTTGAAGGCGAAACTTTTTCAAGAAAAGGGATTTGAATCACTTGTAGAACGGTTCATCGATGTCATTGAAAAGTCCGATGATCTCTCGCTTTCAAGGATTCGTCCCTATACCCTAGCCGATGATTGGAACGTTCCCCGTCGATCCGTTTTAGAGTTGTGTCTTCTGGCAACACGTGAGGGTTTATTAGAATTTCAGTGGACTTTGCTTTGTCCGATGTGTCGGGGTGGAAAAGCACATTCTTCTTTAAAAAATATTGAATCAAAAGCTCATTGTGGCGGCTGTCATATTGATTTTGAACTTAATTTTGAACGTTTGGTTGAACTTACGTTTCGTCCCAATCCTTCCATTCGTCAAGTGGAGACGCGTGAGTTTTGTATTGGAAGTCCTCAACGTACGCCGCACATTGTGGCTCAGCAGTTGATTCCTGCGCAAGAAAAAAGAAATTTATCCTTGGTTCTTGAAAAAGGGCGTTATCTTTTGAGAGCTTACAAAGTTTCAGGTGGCCAATTTGTAGAGGTGAGTGAGGGAGGAAAATATAATATTGAAACAGTCCTTTCAGAAATAGGCTGGCCTCAAGAAGAATTAAGTCTTAATCCATCGGTCGAATTTAAAATGGTCAATCAAACACGACAAGAGAAACTTTTTGTATTGGAACGCCTCGCCTGGACTGATCAGGCGGCTACTGCAGCTGAGGTGATTTCGCTTCAAAAATTTAGAGATCTTTTTTCTAAAGAGGTTTTGAGACCCGATCAACAAATTTCGGTAGGGAGTTTAACCATTCTTTTTACTGATTTAAAAAGTTCAACGCAACTTTATCGAGAAGTAGGGGATGCCTCTGCTTTTGGCTTGGTGATGAATCACTTTGATGTTTTGAAAGAAGCTATTGCCGAGGAAGGTGGAACCTTGGTTAAAACCATTGGGGATGCGGTGATGGCTGTTTTTCGAAGGCCCATTGGTGGCATTCGAGCTATTTTGAAGGCCCAAAATCTTTTGAGTTCTCCCTCTCAAGATCGTCAAGCGCTTGTTTTAAAAGCAGGTCTTCACTATGGTCCATCCATTGCTGTTACCTTGAATGAACGGTTAGACTATTTTGGTTCGACTGTGAACATGGCTGCTCGATTGGAACATCTTTCCTTGGGAGGGGATGTTGTGATTTCCCAAGCGGTTTTGAGCGATCCAGAAGTCAAGGAGTGGGTTGAACATTCCAAAGAGAGTTTTCATCTAGAATCGATTGATGCCCAATTGAAAGGATTTGGCGAAGAGCGCTTTGGCTTGTGGAGGATTCGACCATGA
- a CDS encoding diaminopimelate epimerase — MKDHFNITHFYKYHALGNDYIVIDPNKAKIELTPERIQLICHRNFGVGSDGILYGPVLKGKEIHLRIFNPDGSEAEKSGNGIRIFSKYLFEEGYVTSKKFGLETLGGKVEAEILDDEAKSIKVNMGKVTFESECIPVSGKARMVIRESLALGDKSYEVTCLSIGNPHCVIPLKSISKKLAMELGPQVENHSIFPKRINMQLLQVLDRENIQIEIWERGAGYTLASGSSSCAAASAAYKLGLVDSSIKVHMPGGVIGVDISSSGHVFMTGAVSSVGEGMFSKEFCEKIGIIKNL, encoded by the coding sequence ATGAAAGATCACTTCAATATCACTCATTTTTATAAATATCATGCCCTAGGCAATGATTATATTGTGATCGATCCCAATAAGGCCAAAATTGAATTAACTCCCGAGCGGATTCAACTCATTTGTCACCGAAATTTTGGAGTGGGCTCAGACGGAATTCTCTATGGTCCTGTTCTCAAGGGAAAAGAAATTCATTTAAGGATTTTTAATCCGGATGGCAGTGAGGCTGAAAAAAGTGGGAATGGCATTCGCATTTTTTCAAAATACCTTTTTGAAGAAGGATATGTGACTTCAAAAAAATTTGGGCTAGAAACGTTAGGGGGAAAGGTTGAAGCTGAAATTTTAGACGATGAAGCAAAGAGCATTAAAGTCAATATGGGAAAAGTCACTTTTGAGAGTGAGTGTATTCCCGTATCGGGCAAGGCTCGAATGGTTATTCGTGAATCTCTTGCGTTAGGGGATAAGAGCTATGAAGTGACCTGTCTTTCGATTGGAAATCCTCACTGTGTGATTCCCTTAAAATCAATTTCAAAAAAACTTGCGATGGAATTGGGTCCTCAAGTTGAGAATCACTCAATATTTCCAAAAAGAATTAACATGCAACTTTTGCAAGTTCTAGATCGGGAAAATATTCAAATTGAAATCTGGGAGAGAGGGGCGGGCTATACCCTTGCCTCAGGATCGAGCAGTTGTGCAGCGGCGAGTGCGGCTTATAAGCTGGGACTTGTGGATTCTTCAATCAAAGTTCATATGCCTGGGGGTGTGATTGGCGTGGATATTTCGTCCTCTGGACATGTTTTTATGACAGGGGCCGTGTCGAGCGTGGGAGAAGGGATGTTTTCCAAAGAATTTTGTGAAAAAATTGGAATAATAAAAAATTTGTAA
- a CDS encoding cation:proton antiporter yields the protein MNGLLQNIGISVIAATLMGILAHRLRQPIILGYLVAGAFIGPEVGFKLVSDPASIEIISELGLILLLFIIGLELNLQRVIASGKQLLMVGVGQFIFCVVIGLLVFPLLGFGIKGPHLSGLYLSLLCALSSTAIVVKLLYDKFEFDTLPGRLTLGILIIQDLWAILILAVQPNFANPQLGLLAFAILKSVILLGAGFLLSKFVLSRVYEGIAKSPEMVVGISIGWCALISYAAGALGLSREMGALIAGLSISTFPYSIHVTAKALPLRDFFLTLFFVSLGMKIVVPQISMIAGSLGIVAFVILSRFLTVYPLLMVSGAGRRTSFITSLNIAQISEFSLVIALLGVSYGHIDSKFMATMIYAMAFTSVFSSYAIKYNHSIFTRFNRLMLKLGFKGKRGLKELEEERVSYGIIVLGFHRGAKSLVEMLAQRNPALLSQMLVIDFNPEVLKELKKMNIAGIFGDISSIDTLEHAHIDEAQIILLTIPDMLLKGTNNLKLVKACRSLSPNAVIVATADSTDQVKKLLTSGANEVLLPYTMAGEFLANFLEGKFR from the coding sequence ATGAATGGTCTTCTTCAAAATATTGGAATTTCTGTAATTGCTGCGACCTTGATGGGGATTCTGGCTCATCGCCTTCGCCAGCCCATTATATTGGGTTATTTGGTCGCGGGTGCTTTCATTGGTCCTGAAGTTGGATTTAAATTGGTCTCGGATCCGGCCAGTATTGAAATTATTTCTGAGTTAGGACTCATTCTCCTTCTTTTCATCATTGGACTTGAATTAAATCTTCAAAGAGTGATTGCTTCTGGAAAACAATTGTTGATGGTAGGGGTGGGGCAATTTATTTTTTGTGTAGTGATCGGTCTATTGGTTTTTCCTCTTTTGGGGTTTGGGATCAAGGGACCCCATCTTTCAGGACTTTATCTTTCCCTTTTATGTGCCCTCAGCAGTACAGCCATTGTGGTCAAATTACTCTATGACAAATTTGAATTTGATACCCTTCCAGGGCGTTTAACCCTCGGGATTTTAATTATTCAGGATTTGTGGGCCATTTTGATTTTGGCTGTTCAGCCCAATTTTGCAAATCCTCAATTGGGATTATTGGCCTTTGCAATTTTGAAAAGTGTTATTCTTTTGGGCGCAGGATTTCTTTTAAGTAAATTTGTCTTGAGCCGTGTTTATGAGGGAATTGCCAAATCTCCAGAAATGGTGGTTGGAATTTCAATCGGGTGGTGTGCCCTGATCTCTTATGCTGCAGGGGCCCTAGGGCTTTCCCGAGAGATGGGTGCTTTGATTGCGGGACTTTCTATTTCTACCTTTCCTTATAGTATTCATGTCACGGCAAAGGCCCTTCCTTTAAGGGATTTTTTTCTGACTCTCTTTTTTGTTTCTTTGGGAATGAAGATTGTTGTCCCGCAAATCAGCATGATTGCAGGTAGCTTAGGGATTGTTGCCTTTGTGATTTTGTCCCGATTCTTAACCGTTTATCCTCTCCTAATGGTTTCAGGGGCGGGGCGGCGAACCAGTTTTATCACGAGCCTCAACATTGCACAAATCAGTGAATTTTCTCTTGTCATTGCCTTGTTGGGAGTGAGCTATGGACATATCGATTCAAAATTTATGGCCACGATGATTTATGCCATGGCCTTTACTTCCGTTTTTTCTTCTTATGCCATTAAATATAATCACTCGATTTTTACCCGATTTAATCGGTTGATGCTTAAGCTTGGGTTTAAAGGGAAAAGGGGGCTTAAAGAATTAGAAGAAGAAAGAGTGAGCTATGGCATTATCGTCTTGGGATTCCACCGAGGCGCAAAATCCCTGGTCGAAATGTTGGCCCAAAGAAATCCTGCTTTACTAAGTCAGATGTTGGTGATTGATTTTAATCCAGAGGTTTTAAAAGAACTTAAAAAAATGAATATTGCAGGTATTTTCGGGGATATTAGCAGTATCGATACTTTAGAACATGCCCATATTGATGAGGCTCAGATTATTTTATTGACCATTCCGGATATGCTTTTGAAGGGGACCAACAATTTGAAACTTGTAAAGGCTTGTCGTTCTCTTTCTCCCAATGCGGTGATTGTAGCAACGGCTGATTCGACCGATCAGGTTAAAAAGCTTTTAACGTCTGGGGCCAATGAAGTACTGCTTCCCTACACGATGGCGGGAGAATTTTTGGCCAATTTTTTAGAGGGGAAATTCCGATGA
- the glgB gene encoding 1,4-alpha-glucan branching protein GlgB, whose protein sequence is MDHSKLAFPIEGLDDLISLRHSNPHQILGVHLTPRGVVTRVLRPDLSGLFLLRSGFSPQPFIQIDPIGFFEVLIADETEIFSYELELHPIGGKISRIHDPYSFLPTLGELDLHLFSQGRHHRLYDKLGSHVLEWRGVSGITFTVWAPNVASISVVGDFNGWDGRFHMMRCLGTSGIWELFIPGIKSGVFYKYEIRTLDSELIHKSDPYAQEMEMPPGTASVVHHSTYKFEDHQWMEARKSQNILRRPISIYEVHLGSWRRVPEEGNRPLRYREVAPLLVDYVLDLGFTHVEFLPLMEHPFGGSWGYQVSSYYAPTSRYGAPDDFRFLIDYLHQKGIGVILDWVPAHFPKDLFALGRFNGTALYEHLDARQGEHPDWGTFIFNYGRNEVKNFLLANALFWLSEYHVDGLRLDAVASMLYLDYSRKEGEWVANQQGGRENLEAIDFLKELNEVAHAEHPGILMMAEESTSWPGVSRPTYTGGLGFGYKWNMGWMHDTLVYFGKDPIYRRYHQNLLTFGFLYAWTENFILPFSHDEVVHGKGSLLTKMPGDRWQKFANLRTLFAYMWSYPGKKLTFMGCEFGQWNEWNHRQSLDWHVLWGEEHSGLQRLIRDMNRIYKGEPALWDADGEPSGFQWIDFNDVDANVIAFIRTASNQERQLISICNFSPTVRQNYRLGLPRRGWYSEILNTDAACYGGSNVGNRGGIWAEEIPWQGQPFSANFHLPPLAVMWFEVPK, encoded by the coding sequence ATTCCTTTTAAGGAGTGGATTTTCTCCTCAGCCTTTCATTCAAATAGATCCCATCGGTTTTTTTGAGGTGCTTATTGCGGATGAAACAGAAATTTTTTCTTATGAACTTGAGCTTCATCCTATCGGTGGAAAAATTTCTAGAATACATGATCCTTATTCTTTTCTTCCTACACTCGGCGAATTAGACCTTCATCTTTTTTCGCAAGGGAGGCATCACCGTCTCTACGATAAACTGGGAAGTCATGTTCTTGAGTGGAGGGGTGTATCCGGAATTACTTTTACCGTATGGGCCCCTAATGTAGCCAGTATCAGTGTTGTAGGAGATTTCAATGGATGGGATGGCCGATTTCACATGATGCGGTGTCTTGGGACGTCTGGAATTTGGGAGCTTTTTATTCCGGGGATAAAGTCAGGTGTCTTCTATAAATATGAAATTCGCACTCTCGATAGCGAACTCATTCATAAATCAGATCCTTACGCACAGGAAATGGAAATGCCTCCCGGAACCGCTTCAGTGGTTCATCATTCGACTTATAAATTTGAGGATCATCAATGGATGGAAGCTCGTAAATCTCAAAATATTTTACGTCGTCCCATTTCTATTTATGAAGTCCATTTGGGATCCTGGAGGCGTGTCCCCGAAGAGGGGAATCGTCCTTTGAGGTATCGGGAAGTAGCACCTCTTCTAGTCGATTATGTTTTAGATTTGGGATTTACCCATGTTGAATTTCTTCCTTTAATGGAGCATCCCTTTGGCGGATCTTGGGGTTATCAGGTGAGCTCGTATTATGCGCCTACTTCGCGTTATGGAGCTCCAGATGATTTTCGATTCCTTATCGATTATTTGCATCAAAAGGGGATTGGGGTGATTTTGGATTGGGTTCCCGCTCATTTTCCAAAGGATTTATTTGCCCTGGGGCGTTTTAATGGGACTGCACTCTATGAACACTTAGATGCTCGGCAAGGGGAACATCCCGATTGGGGAACATTCATCTTTAATTATGGACGTAATGAGGTCAAAAATTTTCTTTTGGCCAATGCCCTTTTTTGGTTATCAGAATATCATGTGGATGGACTGCGTTTAGATGCGGTGGCGTCGATGTTGTATCTCGATTATAGTCGCAAAGAGGGAGAGTGGGTGGCGAATCAACAAGGGGGAAGGGAAAATTTAGAGGCGATTGATTTCTTAAAAGAATTAAATGAAGTGGCCCATGCTGAGCATCCAGGTATTTTAATGATGGCTGAAGAATCGACTTCTTGGCCAGGGGTGAGCCGGCCGACTTATACGGGAGGTTTGGGGTTCGGCTACAAATGGAATATGGGATGGATGCATGACACACTCGTCTATTTTGGAAAAGACCCGATTTACCGGCGGTATCATCAAAATCTTCTCACCTTTGGGTTTTTGTATGCGTGGACAGAAAATTTTATTCTTCCTTTTTCTCATGATGAAGTGGTTCATGGCAAAGGATCTCTTTTAACAAAAATGCCCGGGGACCGCTGGCAAAAATTTGCTAATTTAAGGACTCTTTTTGCGTATATGTGGTCTTATCCGGGGAAAAAACTCACTTTCATGGGATGTGAGTTTGGGCAATGGAATGAATGGAATCATCGCCAGAGTTTAGACTGGCATGTTTTATGGGGAGAGGAACATTCGGGGCTGCAGAGGCTCATACGCGATATGAATCGTATTTACAAAGGAGAGCCAGCGCTCTGGGACGCGGATGGGGAACCATCTGGTTTTCAATGGATTGATTTTAATGATGTAGATGCAAACGTCATTGCTTTTATTCGTACCGCATCAAATCAGGAACGACAACTTATTTCGATCTGTAATTTTTCACCGACTGTTCGACAAAATTATCGATTGGGACTCCCTCGGCGGGGTTGGTATTCTGAAATTTTAAATACCGATGCTGCTTGTTATGGAGGAAGCAATGTTGGAAATAGAGGAGGGATCTGGGCAGAAGAGATTCCCTGGCAAGGCCAGCCATTTTCTGCTAATTTTCATCTGCCGCCCTTGGCGGTGATGTGGTTTGAGGTACCAAAATGA